From Cydia splendana chromosome 12, ilCydSple1.2, whole genome shotgun sequence, a single genomic window includes:
- the LOC134795873 gene encoding odorant receptor 67c-like, which produces MSLLFDESLKSIEFLFKYVGIYLDRTIPNTAEHIIKFRSLYIISFLWLNTDVIGEILWIIQGALYGKSLTELTYIVPCTTYCLLANMKSLSLLLNDDKVKQLFKQLRNMENNIDIGDDLVEKIVAEEKTYLKAVIKALNVINALTLILFDVCPLLLIGLEYKKSGQLELVLPFLIVYPFNPYDIKYWPFVYVHQILSAYMVVTMVAGTDCLFYTCCTSICTQFRLLQNDMESIIPERNFDENVFWEKFKNLAVRHEGIMQFALGDIVFMLSFLSFLLMSLMQIYLLCFYGDKIMTSSMEVSNAVYNSKWYTVNAKAAKHLYVVQMR; this is translated from the exons ATGTCTTTACTCTTCGACGAGTCTTTGAAATCAAttgaatttctttttaaatatgttgGTATATATTTGGATCGTACAATTCCGAATACCGCAGAGCATATAATAAAATTCAGATCGCTGTATATAATAAGTTTCCTTTGGCTGAATACGGATGTTATTGGTGAAATATTATGGATCATACAGGGCGCTCTATATGGAAAAAGTCTAACCGAATTGACTTATATAGTACCCTGTACAACTTATTGCTTGCTTGCAAACATGAAATCCCTCTCCCTGCTTCTTAATGATGATAAAGTAAAGCAATTATTCAAACAACTTCGGAACATGGAGAATAATATTGATATTGGCGATGATTTAGTTGAGAAAATCGTTGCTGAAGAAAAAACGTATTTAAAGGCTGTTATAAAGGCTTTGAATGTAATCAACGCTCTTACACTGATATTGTTTGATGTGTGCCCTTTACTGTTAATTGGATTAGAATATAAGAAATCGGGACAGCTTGAGCTGGTTCTGCCGTTCCTGATTGTTTATCCGTTTAATCCTTATGACATAAAATACTGGCCTTTTGTATACGTGCATCAAATTTTGTCTG CATACATGGTGGTGACTATGGTAGCTGGAACCGACTGCCTCTTCTATACATGCTGCACTAGCATTTGCACGCAGTTTCGTTTGCTGCAAAACGACATGGAATCCATTATTCCTGAACGTAATTTTGATGAAAATGTGTTTTGGGAAAAGTTTAAGAATTTAGCTGTTCGTCATGAGGGCATCATGCAGTTT gcTCTAGGGGACATAGTGTTCATGTTGTCCTTCCTCTCATTTTTGCTGATGAGTCTGATGCAGATTTACCTGCTCTGTTTTTACGGGGACAAGATCATGACatcg AGCATGGAAGTAAGCAACGCCGTGTATAATTCCAAATGGTACACAGTGAACGCAAAAGCAGCAAAGCACCTGTACGTGGTTCAAATGAGGTAA